The Mauremys reevesii isolate NIE-2019 linkage group 1, ASM1616193v1, whole genome shotgun sequence genome has a segment encoding these proteins:
- the LOC120401750 gene encoding olfactory receptor 51G2-like gives MSAVNDTNFNTAVFLLTGIPGQEEIHLWISIPFFLMYVISILGNSLILFIIKTDPTLHEPMYIFLSMLAVTDLGLSISTIPSTLGLFLFNSREISLDACFAQLFFIHSFSFTESSVLLLMAFDRFVAISNPLRYASNLTPSRIVKMGLLFVLRGVAVIFPLPFLLKRYQYCRTSVLSHCYCINQEVMKMACSDITVSSIYGLFVTISTVGLDSLLILLSYVMILKTVLSITSHAERLRALSTCVSHFCAVLLFYTPVLGLSVIHRFMKNSSPLLPILIGYVYLVFPLLMNPIVYSVKSKHLCARIIRVFVK, from the coding sequence atgtcagctgtcaatgacaccaacTTCAACactgcagtgttccttctcaccgggatacctgggcaggaagagATCCATCTCTGGATCTCTATCCCCTTCTTTTTAATGTATGTTATTTCAATATTAGGAAATTCactcattctgttcattataaaaacagatccaaccctccatgagcccatgtacattttcctttccatgttggccgtCACAGACCTTGGTTTATCGATATCAACCATACCGTCAACACTGGGCCTATTCTTGTTTAACTCTAGGGAGATCAGCCTTGATGCTTGTTttgcccagctgttcttcatccactcaTTTTCATTCACTGAATCCTCCGTGCTgttgttgatggcctttgaccgcttcgTTGCAATCTCTAACCCGCTGAGATATGCTTCTAACTTAACCCCGTCAAGAATAGTCAAGATGGGGCTACTGTTTGTGCTAAGAGGGGTGGCCGTAATAttcccactcccctttctcctgaaacGCTACCAATACTGTCGAACCAGTGTCCTCTCCCACTGCTACTGCATAAACCAGGAGGTCATGAAGATGGCTTGTTCAGATATCACAGTCAGCAGCATCTATGGCTTGTTTGTTACAATCTCCACGGTGGGGTTGGACTCGCTGCTCATCCtcctctcttatgtgatgatcctcaaaacagtgctgagcatcacGTCCCATGCGGAGCGCCTCAGGGCCCTGAGCACCTGTGTCTCCCACTTCTGCGCTGTTCTGCTCTTTTACACACCAGTGCTCGGCTTGTCTGTGATACACAGATTCATGAAGAACTCTTCTCCCTTGCTTCCGATTCTCATTGGCTACGTCTACCTAGTGTTCCCACTCCTGATGAACCCAATTGTGTAcagcgtgaaaagcaaacacctttgTGCGAGGATAATCAGGGTGTTTGTCAAGTGA